One segment of Balaenoptera ricei isolate mBalRic1 chromosome 8, mBalRic1.hap2, whole genome shotgun sequence DNA contains the following:
- the LOC132369613 gene encoding LOW QUALITY PROTEIN: NXPE family member 1-like (The sequence of the model RefSeq protein was modified relative to this genomic sequence to represent the inferred CDS: substituted 1 base at 1 genomic stop codon): protein MLTLRRVLVHSNLPISLRHWNSSTKSPYPKTSPSLLKSPTETELRIKGIMEKLDQLIPPRPFTHVSSTTSATHSKATLLRPQDTYCRGDQLDVLLEVGDHLGRRKEYGGGSLRARMSSPALKAGASGKVTDFNNGTYLVSFTLFWGGRVSLSLLLILPSEGVSALRRARNQGYDRVIFTGQFARGTSHVNTDCALVLNSSAELCTWILVTKNSTFXLQHILCEALTDMTTRNGEISYLTVKEEAFFQRSSVGVEMMKHLNHIDVS from the exons TTTTGGTTCACTCTAACTTACCCATTTCCCTCCGCCACTGGAACAGCTCCACAAAGTCCCCATACCCTAAAACATCACCGAGCCTGTTAAAGTCACCAACAGAGACTGAGCTGAGAATAAAGGGGATCATGGAGAAATTAGACCAGCTGATCCCACCCAGACCCTTCACCCACGTGAGCTCCACCACCAGCGCCACACACAGCAAAGCCACCCTCCTCCGCCCTCAAGACACATACTGCAGGGGGGATCAGCTAGACGTCCTGCTGGAGGTGGGGGACCACTTGGGACGCAGGAAGGAATATGGTGGGGGTTCCCTGAGGGCCAGGATGTCCTCCCCAGCCCTGAAGGCAGGCGCTTCGGGAAAGGTGACAGACTTCAACAATGGCACCTACCTTGTCAGCTTCACCCTGTTCTGGGGGGGCcgggtgtctctgtctctcctgctCATCCTCCCCAGTGAAGGGGTGTCGGCTCTCCGGAGGGCAAGGAACCAAGGCTATGACAGGGTGATCTTCACAGGCCAGTTTGCCAGGGGCACCTCCCATGTCAATACTGATTGCGCCCTGGTTTTAAATTCAAGTGCTGAACTGTGTACCTGGATACTCGTGACCAAGAATTCTACTTTCTGACTTCAACACATACTCTGTGAGGCCCTGACTGACATGACCACCAGGAATGGAGAAATTTCTTATCTTACTGTCAAGGAAGAAGCCTTTTTTCA AAGGTCCAGTGTAGGAGTTGAAATGATGAAACATCTTAACCACATTGATGTCTCCTGA